The proteins below are encoded in one region of Terriglobales bacterium:
- a CDS encoding sigma-70 family RNA polymerase sigma factor — MAPGLSEAEAISRAQRGDADSFEILYGLHKRRVYSLCLRMTGNSAEAEDLTQEAFLQLYRKIGTFRGESAFSTWLHRMAVNVVLMHLRKKSLNQVSLDETLEPQQEDGPRKDLGVEDSSLAGSIDRVHLERAIESLPPGYRMIFVLHDVEGFEHNEIAEMIGCSIGNSKSQLHKARMKLRDLLKSSRAEKALKR, encoded by the coding sequence GTGGCCCCGGGGCTCTCGGAAGCCGAGGCGATATCCCGGGCCCAAAGGGGCGATGCGGATTCGTTCGAGATCCTCTATGGGCTCCATAAGCGACGTGTCTATTCGCTGTGTTTGCGCATGACGGGAAATTCGGCGGAGGCGGAAGACCTGACCCAGGAGGCGTTCCTGCAGCTCTACCGCAAGATCGGAACCTTCCGCGGCGAGTCGGCGTTCTCCACCTGGCTGCACCGCATGGCGGTGAATGTGGTTCTCATGCATCTTCGCAAGAAGAGCCTGAATCAGGTTTCGCTCGACGAAACGTTGGAGCCGCAGCAGGAGGACGGCCCGCGCAAGGATCTGGGCGTCGAGGATAGTTCGCTGGCCGGCTCAATCGATCGGGTTCACCTGGAGCGTGCCATCGAAAGTCTGCCTCCGGGATATCGCATGATATTTGTTCTGCACGACGTGGAAGGATTCGAACATAATGAAATTGCCGAGATGATTGGCTGCTCGATCGGCAACAGCAAGTCGCAACTGCACAAGGCGAGAATGAAGTTACGGGATCTCCTGAAATCCAGCAGAGCCGAAAAGGCCTTAAAGCGGTGA
- a CDS encoding DUF4097 family beta strand repeat-containing protein, with translation MWSGKFGVVVACTVALISGVSWAQAKRELHYSVTSGAMVSIVNDYGPISVKPSAGNSVLINTNARSNKVEIDGNQNGNRIEVRTHYLQRVGPEEGQVDYEVQVPSNANLTVQSALGGITAEKLMGDITLEGDSSNVQVRDFTNAHLHVRTVNGPVFLTNVRNSHVDINSASGDVTLSSVTGPKVYVNTTKGQIKYTGDLAGGGDYAFTNHSGDIDVAIPASASVDVNARSVFGSVEDAFQFRPNSHMTFVPSQGKSFAGVSNSGGASLKLHSFTGKIKVHKQ, from the coding sequence ATGTGGAGTGGAAAGTTCGGCGTGGTAGTTGCTTGCACGGTTGCGTTGATATCCGGGGTCTCCTGGGCCCAAGCCAAGAGAGAACTCCACTATTCCGTGACCAGCGGAGCCATGGTTTCGATTGTCAATGACTATGGTCCGATTTCCGTCAAGCCCTCCGCCGGGAACTCCGTACTGATAAATACCAACGCCCGCAGCAATAAAGTCGAGATCGACGGAAACCAGAATGGGAATCGCATCGAAGTCCGAACCCATTATTTGCAGCGTGTCGGCCCGGAGGAAGGACAGGTCGATTACGAGGTACAGGTTCCCTCAAATGCCAACCTAACCGTGCAGTCGGCGCTGGGAGGGATTACGGCCGAAAAATTGATGGGGGATATAACCCTGGAGGGCGATTCCTCCAATGTCCAGGTACGAGACTTCACGAATGCGCATCTTCACGTGCGGACTGTCAATGGACCGGTATTCCTGACGAATGTGCGTAACAGCCACGTGGACATCAATTCCGCCTCGGGTGACGTTACGCTGTCGTCTGTCACAGGGCCCAAGGTGTATGTGAACACCACTAAAGGCCAAATCAAGTACACGGGCGATTTAGCTGGTGGCGGAGATTACGCCTTCACGAATCATTCCGGGGATATTGATGTGGCCATTCCGGCCAGCGCTTCCGTGGATGTCAACGCCCGCTCGGTATTTGGCAGTGTGGAAGATGCCTTTCAGTTTCGTCCCAACTCCCACATGACCTTCGTGCCTTCACAAGGCAAGTCATTTGCCGGGGTTTCAAATTCTGGCGGCGCATCACTGAAGCTGCATTCCTTTACGGGCAAGATTAAGGTCCACAAGCAATAG
- a CDS encoding shikimate kinase encodes MPPVFPPASVYNLAIATSHNKTCRGDLFAVVLVGFMGAGKTSAGQELARLLHWPFVDLDDVIRTQSGREIAEIFQRSGESEFRRLESQALKAVLSSSNAQTVLAIGGGAFVQPENQELLRSIPARIVFLDASPEILMARCRQHGVQRPLFQDENQFRQLYESRRSSYMKADLCLDTSQLSISQVAAEVVKALELILQIPVSKDSSDEV; translated from the coding sequence ATGCCGCCGGTATTTCCTCCCGCCAGCGTTTACAATCTTGCTATCGCGACCTCTCATAACAAAACTTGCCGTGGCGATCTTTTTGCCGTGGTTCTCGTTGGCTTCATGGGTGCCGGCAAAACTAGTGCAGGACAGGAGCTGGCGCGATTGTTGCACTGGCCGTTTGTGGATCTGGACGATGTTATCCGAACCCAATCGGGCCGCGAGATTGCGGAGATCTTTCAACGGTCGGGAGAATCGGAGTTCCGTCGTCTGGAAAGCCAGGCACTTAAAGCCGTGCTCAGCAGTTCGAATGCGCAAACGGTGCTTGCGATCGGTGGAGGCGCCTTCGTCCAACCGGAGAACCAGGAACTGCTGCGGTCAATTCCGGCGCGAATCGTGTTCCTGGATGCTTCCCCGGAGATCCTGATGGCGCGCTGCCGCCAGCACGGAGTCCAACGTCCGCTCTTTCAGGATGAGAACCAATTTCGCCAACTGTACGAATCCCGGCGTAGCAGCTATATGAAAGCTGATCTTTGCCTCGACACTTCTCAGCTCTCGATCAGCCAGGTTGCGGCGGAAGTGGTGAAGGCGCTGGAACTGATCTTGCAGATTCCTGTTTCCAAGGATTCTTCTGATGAAGTCTAG
- a CDS encoding AI-2E family transporter, which yields MGFKTHRSDILFTFGVLLFLWLCWVARDVLMLVYASVLFAVVLNPAIEAIRRIHIGHWWPDRITAILIIIAAVLVIFTLLVIFAIPPILRDLENFSAAFPQRMAGVSGHIRQLPLMQTFDPAVFEDRVAASLGSPLEIMKNVAGLLIALFSWAILTAYFILDGERTFYWFLSFFHEPRRGRVRSIALRAQRRIRHWLIGQGLLMLLLGVTSGLAFWFLHIKYALVLGFVAGVLNIVPFVGPITGFVLASAVAMFDAWPKFLGVCAYYFVYQQFEQAYLAPKIMTLSVDLPPLAVIVALSVGAALGGVLGAIVAVPTAAVIAVLVEEYLVRFRPHPAAIVPVRVTQQTPEEEEDESPAFPD from the coding sequence TTGGGTTTCAAGACCCACCGCTCTGACATCCTGTTCACCTTCGGTGTTTTGTTGTTTTTGTGGTTGTGTTGGGTGGCACGCGACGTGCTTATGCTGGTCTATGCCAGCGTGCTGTTTGCGGTCGTTTTGAATCCGGCTATTGAAGCCATCCGCCGCATCCACATTGGCCACTGGTGGCCCGACCGCATCACCGCCATTCTGATCATCATCGCGGCTGTGCTGGTGATCTTCACGCTGTTGGTGATTTTCGCCATTCCGCCAATCCTCCGGGATCTGGAGAACTTTTCGGCTGCTTTTCCGCAACGCATGGCGGGCGTGTCGGGGCATATCCGCCAGCTTCCTCTCATGCAGACCTTTGATCCCGCGGTGTTCGAGGATCGTGTAGCGGCATCGCTGGGCAGTCCACTGGAGATCATGAAGAATGTCGCGGGCTTGCTGATCGCTTTATTCAGCTGGGCGATCCTGACGGCTTATTTCATTCTGGATGGTGAGCGCACCTTTTACTGGTTTCTCTCGTTCTTTCATGAGCCACGCCGGGGACGAGTGCGTTCCATCGCCCTGCGAGCGCAGCGTCGCATTCGTCATTGGCTGATCGGACAAGGGCTGCTCATGTTGCTGCTTGGCGTCACCAGTGGGCTTGCTTTCTGGTTCTTGCACATTAAGTACGCTCTGGTATTGGGATTTGTGGCGGGCGTTCTCAACATCGTGCCCTTTGTTGGCCCGATTACCGGGTTCGTGCTGGCTTCCGCAGTGGCGATGTTCGATGCCTGGCCGAAGTTTCTGGGAGTTTGCGCCTACTATTTTGTTTATCAGCAGTTCGAGCAGGCCTATCTCGCGCCCAAGATTATGACGCTCAGCGTGGATCTGCCCCCGCTGGCGGTAATCGTTGCCCTCAGCGTGGGAGCCGCCCTGGGTGGGGTGCTGGGAGCTATTGTCGCCGTCCCAACGGCAGCCGTTATCGCAGTGCTGGTAGAAGAGTACCTGGTGCGCTTCCGCCCTCATCCGGCAGCAATCGTCCCGGTTCGTGTGACCCAGCAAACACCTGAAGAAGAGGAAGACGAATCCCCGGCTTTTCCGGATTAG
- a CDS encoding alpha/beta hydrolase — translation MIRYQHALVDGLKIFYREAGSKDSPAILLLHGFPTSSHMFRNLIPGLADRFHVVAPDLPGFGFSDAPDRKQFRYTFENLAKVIDRFTQTIQLQRYAIYVFDYGAPVGFRLALAHPERITGIISQNGNAYEEGLSEGWNPIQKYWKEPTPENRAALRQFLTPEATKWQYLHGVEDEALVAPEAYGLDSALLARPGNDEIQLDLFLDYASNVALYPQFQEYFRSEQPPLLAVWGKSDPFFLPNGAEAYKRDNPNTEVHFYDTGHFALETHYQEIAQAIRDFLARKVVRVAKIA, via the coding sequence ATGATTCGTTACCAACATGCTCTCGTGGACGGCTTGAAGATCTTCTACCGCGAAGCCGGTTCGAAAGATTCGCCGGCGATCTTGCTGCTGCATGGGTTTCCCACATCGTCACACATGTTCCGCAATCTGATTCCAGGTCTTGCGGACCGTTTTCATGTAGTCGCGCCCGATCTTCCCGGGTTCGGTTTCTCCGATGCACCTGACCGCAAGCAATTCCGCTACACGTTTGAGAACCTGGCCAAAGTGATCGATCGCTTTACCCAGACAATCCAGTTGCAGCGCTATGCCATTTATGTGTTCGATTACGGAGCGCCGGTGGGATTCCGCCTCGCGCTGGCGCATCCCGAGCGGATCACCGGCATCATCTCGCAGAACGGGAACGCTTATGAGGAAGGCTTAAGCGAAGGTTGGAATCCGATCCAGAAATACTGGAAGGAACCCACCCCAGAGAATCGTGCCGCCCTGCGGCAGTTCTTAACGCCTGAGGCAACCAAGTGGCAATACCTGCATGGCGTCGAGGACGAGGCGCTGGTGGCGCCGGAAGCCTATGGGCTTGACTCCGCACTGCTCGCCAGGCCTGGCAATGACGAGATTCAGCTTGACCTGTTTTTGGACTATGCCAGCAACGTCGCGCTCTATCCCCAGTTCCAGGAATATTTCCGCTCCGAGCAACCGCCGCTGTTGGCAGTCTGGGGCAAGAGCGATCCCTTCTTTCTGCCTAACGGCGCCGAAGCCTACAAGCGCGATAACCCGAACACCGAGGTCCATTTTTACGACACTGGCCATTTCGCGCTCGAGACTCACTATCAGGAAATTGCCCAGGCGATTCGAGATTTCCTCGCTCGCAAGGTGGTAAGAGTGGCAAAGATCGCCTAG
- a CDS encoding MOSC domain-containing protein, whose protein sequence is MRVVSVNVGLPREAVWNGRSVQTAIFKEPVQGSVAIGRLSLAGDQQADLTVHGGLEKAVYAYPAEHYAYWQKELPEVAYSWGRFGENLTTEGLREDDLCIGDCLKVGSALLIVTQPRTPCYKLNLRFGRDDMIKRFLLSGRSGFYFSVVEPGEVSAGSTIEIQERDPNRVTVGDILHLHVGPVRDPELLERATRVSSLSASWKAHLLLRAQA, encoded by the coding sequence ATGAGAGTCGTTTCCGTGAATGTGGGACTGCCACGAGAAGCCGTCTGGAATGGTAGGAGCGTCCAGACGGCGATCTTTAAGGAGCCTGTGCAAGGATCAGTGGCCATCGGGCGGTTAAGTCTCGCCGGCGATCAACAGGCGGACCTTACAGTTCATGGTGGATTGGAAAAAGCGGTCTACGCCTATCCCGCTGAGCACTACGCTTATTGGCAGAAGGAGTTACCTGAGGTCGCGTATTCCTGGGGCAGGTTCGGTGAGAACCTTACGACCGAAGGCCTGAGGGAAGACGATTTGTGCATCGGCGATTGTCTGAAGGTTGGATCGGCGCTCTTGATCGTCACTCAGCCCCGGACGCCTTGTTACAAATTGAACCTCAGATTTGGCCGCGACGACATGATCAAGAGGTTCCTGCTAAGCGGTCGCAGCGGATTTTACTTTTCGGTGGTCGAACCAGGGGAGGTCAGTGCGGGTTCGACAATCGAGATCCAGGAGCGCGATCCTAACCGAGTCACTGTCGGTGACATCTTGCACCTCCATGTTGGACCCGTACGCGATCCGGAACTCCTTGAGCGAGCGACACGCGTAAGTTCACTGTCGGCGAGTTGGAAAGCTCACCTGCTGCTGCGGGCGCAGGCATAA
- the asd gene encoding aspartate-semialdehyde dehydrogenase codes for MSVRKLPVGILGATGVVGQRFIQMLEPHPWFEVAWLAASERSSGQIYGETVRWRLKTPLPARVAGMRISPAVPDGSPKVIFAALDAGIAQELEPAFAAAGRAVVSNSSAFRMQPDVPLVVPEVNADHIRILESQRWWREARGFIVTNPNCSAIGLVMALAPLHRTFGLEKVFAVTMQAVSGAGYPGVASLDILGNVIPYIPKEEEKMEAETRKLLGSVNQTSIHLADFAMSAQCNRVAVEDGHTESVSIKLSQPAEPRQMIEAWNSYRAVPQQMKLPTAPEQPVYYDSSPDRPQPRFDLERGRGMTATVGRLRPCGLLDWKFTVLSHNTIRGAAGAALLNGELLKCQGYLD; via the coding sequence ATGAGTGTGAGAAAACTACCTGTAGGAATTTTGGGCGCGACGGGGGTGGTAGGACAGCGGTTTATCCAGATGCTCGAACCTCATCCCTGGTTCGAAGTGGCCTGGCTCGCCGCCTCGGAGCGCTCGAGCGGACAGATCTACGGCGAAACCGTGCGCTGGCGCTTGAAGACGCCGCTGCCGGCCAGGGTTGCTGGAATGCGAATCTCACCGGCCGTACCTGATGGATCGCCGAAGGTGATCTTCGCCGCCCTGGACGCCGGAATCGCGCAGGAGTTGGAGCCCGCATTCGCGGCTGCGGGTCGGGCCGTGGTGTCCAATTCCAGTGCTTTTCGCATGCAACCAGATGTGCCGCTGGTAGTGCCTGAGGTCAACGCCGATCACATCCGCATTCTGGAATCGCAACGATGGTGGCGAGAGGCGCGCGGGTTTATCGTCACGAACCCAAACTGCTCGGCGATCGGCCTGGTGATGGCGCTGGCCCCGCTGCATCGCACATTCGGCCTTGAGAAAGTCTTTGCTGTGACAATGCAAGCAGTCAGTGGCGCGGGATACCCCGGCGTGGCTTCGCTCGACATCCTCGGCAATGTGATCCCCTACATCCCCAAAGAAGAGGAAAAGATGGAGGCGGAGACCCGCAAGCTGTTGGGCAGCGTGAATCAGACTTCCATCCATCTGGCTGACTTCGCCATGAGCGCGCAATGCAATCGCGTGGCGGTGGAAGACGGACACACGGAGTCAGTCTCTATCAAGCTGAGCCAGCCCGCTGAGCCAAGGCAGATGATCGAGGCGTGGAACTCATATCGTGCCGTGCCGCAGCAGATGAAGCTGCCCACGGCTCCAGAGCAGCCGGTCTATTACGATTCTTCGCCCGATCGTCCGCAGCCGCGTTTCGACCTTGAGCGCGGACGCGGCATGACAGCCACCGTGGGACGCCTGCGTCCCTGCGGCCTGCTCGATTGGAAGTTCACAGTGCTCTCTCACAACACCATTCGGGGAGCCGCTGGAGCGGCCTTGCTGAATGGCGAACTGCTGAAGTGCCAGGGTTACCTCGACTAG
- the lysC gene encoding lysine-sensitive aspartokinase 3: protein MIVMKFGGTSVENAAAIDRVAKIVCGRLLESPVIVVSAMAKVTDGLIAMAKAAGEGERDKALALSLGIRNRHLEAASELLETGVYTEFHGELEAEFNALDDLLKGIAAVGELTPRTLDNLVSYGERLSSRLVTEGFLHRGMKAAHVDARRCIVTDNAFTRAIPLFEETNDRLRLLVKPLLGGSQIPVMGGFIGSTKEGTTTTIGRGGSDFSAAIIGAGLDAKRIEIWTDVDGMKTTDPNLCPSALRIKSIGFEEAAELAYFGAKVLHPATLLPAIQKNIPVLVLNSRNPTNEGTTITARAPHCSNTFKAIAAKKRITIIDITATRMLGAHGFLRRIFEVFDRHKCAVDVVSTSEVSVSVTVDSNEAIPAVAADLDELADVKYEGRKAIVCLVGENIRETPGIAAKVFGAVSNINVRMISQGASEINITFVIDEDDVPRAVRQLHDVFFADPDPEVFARA, encoded by the coding sequence ATGATCGTGATGAAATTCGGCGGCACCTCAGTCGAGAATGCCGCTGCCATTGATCGTGTCGCTAAAATCGTTTGCGGCCGTCTGTTGGAGAGTCCAGTCATCGTAGTGAGTGCCATGGCGAAGGTCACCGACGGCCTGATAGCCATGGCCAAAGCCGCCGGCGAAGGTGAACGCGACAAAGCCCTGGCGCTCTCCCTGGGAATCCGCAATCGCCATTTAGAAGCCGCCAGCGAACTGCTGGAAACCGGCGTCTACACGGAATTTCATGGCGAGCTTGAAGCCGAGTTCAACGCCCTGGATGATCTGCTCAAGGGCATCGCCGCCGTGGGCGAACTCACCCCTCGCACCCTGGACAACCTCGTCAGCTATGGGGAGCGGCTTTCCAGCCGGCTGGTCACAGAAGGGTTCCTTCACCGCGGTATGAAGGCCGCCCATGTGGATGCTCGTCGCTGTATTGTCACGGATAATGCTTTTACCCGCGCTATTCCGCTATTTGAAGAGACCAACGACCGTCTCAGGCTGCTCGTAAAACCGCTGCTTGGGGGTAGCCAGATCCCGGTTATGGGTGGTTTCATCGGTTCCACTAAGGAAGGAACCACGACCACAATCGGCCGTGGCGGCTCCGATTTTTCCGCCGCCATCATCGGCGCGGGTCTCGACGCCAAACGCATCGAAATCTGGACCGATGTGGACGGCATGAAGACCACCGATCCCAATCTTTGCCCCAGCGCGCTGCGCATCAAGAGCATCGGCTTCGAGGAGGCAGCGGAGCTGGCGTATTTCGGGGCGAAAGTGCTTCACCCGGCAACATTGTTGCCCGCAATTCAGAAGAACATTCCGGTGCTGGTGCTTAACTCACGCAATCCCACGAACGAAGGCACGACCATCACTGCGCGCGCGCCTCACTGCAGCAATACCTTCAAAGCGATCGCCGCGAAGAAGCGAATCACCATTATCGACATCACTGCCACGCGCATGCTGGGTGCCCATGGCTTCCTGCGCAGGATCTTCGAAGTCTTCGACCGACACAAGTGCGCGGTGGACGTGGTGTCAACTTCCGAGGTCAGCGTATCCGTGACCGTGGACTCGAACGAAGCCATCCCGGCCGTCGCTGCTGATCTGGATGAACTTGCGGATGTCAAATATGAAGGCCGAAAGGCGATCGTCTGCCTGGTGGGCGAGAATATCCGCGAGACGCCCGGCATCGCCGCCAAGGTTTTTGGCGCCGTATCGAATATCAATGTGCGCATGATTTCCCAGGGGGCATCGGAGATCAATATCACGTTTGTGATCGATGAAGACGACGTCCCCAGGGCCGTGCGCCAGCTCCATGATGTATTCTTTGCCGATCCCGATCCGGAAGTCTTCGCACGCGCATGA
- the dapB gene encoding 4-hydroxy-tetrahydrodipicolinate reductase produces MNLLLLGKGKTGSLVAEVARERGHQVRAVGSAENRGAAALTAQSLHDVDMVIDFTTPHDVVDNIKHCVAAGMNIVVGTTGWYQQIPTIRELVEERGMGLVFAANFSVGVNLLFEAATAVAPALRQGYSGRIVERHHIHKKDKPSGTAVALNNILRENSGGMELPIDSVREGEIVGEHVIELESPNDILRLEHSAKSRRGFADGAVRAAEWLKGRKGFYDFKDIFRQLP; encoded by the coding sequence ATGAACCTTCTTTTGCTGGGCAAGGGCAAGACCGGCTCTCTGGTGGCCGAGGTGGCGCGCGAGCGTGGCCATCAGGTGCGAGCCGTCGGCAGCGCGGAAAACCGTGGCGCTGCTGCTCTGACTGCGCAATCCTTGCACGATGTGGATATGGTTATAGACTTCACCACTCCCCACGACGTGGTGGACAACATCAAACATTGCGTAGCCGCCGGGATGAACATCGTCGTAGGCACCACCGGATGGTACCAGCAGATCCCCACGATTCGCGAGTTGGTGGAGGAGCGCGGCATGGGATTGGTTTTCGCCGCCAATTTTTCAGTCGGGGTAAATCTCCTGTTCGAAGCCGCTACGGCAGTAGCGCCGGCATTGCGCCAGGGATATTCCGGGCGCATCGTGGAGCGGCATCATATCCATAAAAAAGATAAGCCCTCGGGAACGGCCGTCGCCCTCAATAACATCCTGCGCGAAAATTCTGGTGGTATGGAATTGCCTATCGATTCCGTCCGGGAAGGCGAGATCGTCGGTGAGCACGTGATTGAACTGGAGTCGCCGAACGATATACTTAGACTGGAGCATTCGGCGAAATCGCGCCGCGGCTTTGCTGACGGAGCAGTACGCGCGGCGGAATGGCTTAAAGGCCGGAAAGGCTTTTACGATTTCAAGGATATATTCCGGCAACTGCCGTAG
- the dapA gene encoding 4-hydroxy-tetrahydrodipicolinate synthase, whose amino-acid sequence MKLRGCGTALVTPFKSDGSLDEPALRSLVAWQVESKIDFLVPCGTTGETPTLTHDEWLRVIDITIEVAGGRVPIVAGATSNNTREAVDKARTVASRRGVDAILTASPYYNKPTQEGQYQHFRAIADAVDKPLVLYNVPGRTGANIEPATLGRLAQIENIIAVKEASGNMSQIADVFNAVPSSFLVFSGDDAITLPVISLGGVGIISVASNEIPREMAEMTNAALKGDWTNARRLQRTYLPLMQANFLESNPMPVKAVLAMMGRLEENYRLPMVRVKPETRAKLEKIAASVGLLQPTAA is encoded by the coding sequence CTGAAATTGCGTGGCTGTGGCACGGCCCTGGTAACACCGTTCAAATCCGATGGCTCGCTTGACGAGCCCGCGCTGCGCTCCCTGGTGGCCTGGCAGGTGGAGTCGAAAATTGATTTCCTGGTCCCTTGCGGCACGACTGGCGAAACTCCGACGCTGACGCATGACGAGTGGCTACGAGTCATCGATATCACGATCGAGGTGGCTGGGGGACGCGTGCCCATCGTGGCTGGCGCAACCTCCAACAACACGCGCGAAGCCGTCGACAAGGCCCGCACTGTGGCTTCACGCCGCGGAGTGGATGCCATCCTCACCGCCTCCCCTTACTACAACAAGCCTACGCAGGAAGGCCAGTATCAACATTTCCGCGCCATCGCCGACGCGGTGGACAAGCCGCTCGTACTCTACAACGTTCCCGGCCGTACCGGCGCGAACATCGAACCTGCGACCCTGGGCCGTCTGGCGCAGATCGAGAACATCATTGCCGTCAAAGAAGCCAGCGGCAACATGTCGCAGATCGCGGATGTTTTCAACGCCGTGCCCAGCAGCTTCCTGGTGTTTTCCGGTGATGACGCCATTACTTTGCCGGTGATCTCTCTCGGCGGCGTTGGCATTATTTCGGTGGCCTCCAACGAGATTCCCCGGGAGATGGCGGAGATGACGAACGCCGCTCTCAAAGGCGACTGGACGAATGCGCGCCGCCTCCAGCGAACTTACCTTCCGCTGATGCAAGCGAATTTCCTCGAATCCAATCCCATGCCGGTCAAAGCAGTGCTGGCCATGATGGGACGGCTTGAAGAGAACTACCGTCTGCCGATGGTGCGAGTGAAGCCCGAAACCCGCGCCAAGCTCGAGAAGATTGCGGCCAGCGTCGGCCTGCTGCAGCCCACGGCAGCGTGA
- a CDS encoding HEAT repeat domain-containing protein, with product MNTVLTPPPTEVGTPPSMKPPTPGGPRRFLAVGVLVLLLTLLFLFVGTPTARAAWQEIEELLSLHGDPKPASANVLSEHEIEVLDKMSPQAQAGLLLERSINHFKGANDEIAARVNSWRGQITLDDHLNGLFVTALNSDDLRVRAAAIEVDLAARNLEKASATVDRLEPDARNGEQGPRANALWDIGLLGSRGIEPQRAAQILIASIHDANINIRYWAVEGLSYIGTDETIAPLLEVFHDDPSAMIRERAACGLAQSGMLSEKQRRHAVPKLLDFADDPALDPETHKWVFQALRDITGQTIPHDAALWREWYRNNSDGNWNPITHDNE from the coding sequence ATGAACACGGTACTCACTCCACCGCCCACTGAAGTCGGAACTCCGCCTTCCATGAAACCGCCCACGCCAGGCGGACCACGGCGCTTCCTGGCGGTCGGTGTCCTCGTGCTCTTGCTGACTCTATTGTTCCTTTTTGTCGGGACACCCACCGCGCGGGCAGCCTGGCAGGAGATCGAAGAATTGCTCAGCCTTCACGGCGACCCGAAACCGGCCTCGGCCAACGTCTTGTCGGAACACGAAATCGAAGTGCTGGACAAAATGAGCCCGCAGGCCCAGGCAGGACTTCTGCTGGAACGCTCCATCAACCATTTCAAGGGCGCGAATGATGAGATCGCGGCTCGCGTCAACAGTTGGCGGGGTCAGATCACGTTGGACGATCACCTCAACGGTTTGTTTGTCACCGCCCTGAACTCAGACGATCTGCGGGTTCGGGCGGCTGCCATCGAAGTCGACCTTGCCGCGCGCAATCTGGAAAAAGCCTCGGCCACCGTTGACCGCCTCGAGCCCGACGCCCGCAACGGCGAGCAGGGACCCCGCGCCAACGCTCTGTGGGATATCGGTCTGCTCGGCAGCCGCGGCATCGAACCGCAGCGCGCCGCTCAGATTCTGATTGCTTCCATCCACGACGCGAACATTAACATTCGCTATTGGGCGGTAGAGGGCCTGTCCTATATCGGCACTGACGAGACCATTGCTCCATTACTCGAAGTCTTTCATGATGATCCCTCGGCCATGATCCGCGAGCGCGCGGCCTGTGGCCTGGCTCAATCCGGCATGCTGAGCGAGAAACAGCGCCGCCACGCCGTGCCCAAGCTGCTCGATTTTGCTGACGATCCTGCGCTCGACCCCGAAACCCATAAGTGGGTCTTTCAGGCCCTCCGCGACATTACCGGACAGACCATACCCCACGACGCCGCCCTCTGGCGTGAGTGGTATCGCAATAACAGCGATGGGAACTGGAATCCGATAACTCACGACAACGAATAA